Proteins encoded in a region of the Quercus lobata isolate SW786 chromosome 8, ValleyOak3.0 Primary Assembly, whole genome shotgun sequence genome:
- the LOC115954422 gene encoding 3-ketoacyl-CoA synthase 20-like — protein MEYEKKRNQDNKKPNSIIPKYVKFGYHYLISNAMYLLLVPLSITALTHLSKDDFVHFSNHVMHNLVVVTLCIMIIVILATLHFMSRPRKVYLVNFSCYKPDHTLMCSNETFMKATKLTGSFTEESLAFQKKILERSGYGQKTYTAKTFLEVPINMSFNEARKEAELVMFGVIDELLAKTGVKTKDIRILVVNCSLFNPAPSLSAMVVNRYKLRGNILSYNLSGMGCSAGLISIDLAKRLLQIRPNSYALVVSMENLTLAGYVGNTRSMLIPNCLFRMGAAAILLTNRSSDRHCSKYQLVHALRTHKGADDRGYNCVFQKEDINNRLGVALSKDLLPVAGEGLTNNLTTLGPLVLPFSEQILFLVNFIGRKIFKMKIKQYVPDFKLAFEHFCIHAGGRAVLDELEKSLELSEWHMEPSRMTLYRFGNTSSSSIWYELAYTEAKGRIKKGDRAWQIAFGSGFKCNSVVWQALRTINSADEKHNTWIDEIDSFPVHVPDVAPIDC, from the exons ATGGAGTATGAAAAGAAACGAAACCAAGACAATAAAAAACCAAATTCTATTATACCTAAGTACGTGAAGTTTGGTTATCACTACTTAATCTCTAATGCCATGTATCTCCTCCTTGTGCCACTGAGTATCACAGCTTTGACTCATCTTTCTAAGGATGATTTCGTCCATTTCTCCAACCACGTTATGCACAATCTTGTAGTTGTGACTTTATGCATCATGATTATAGTTATCCTAGCAACCCTTCACTTCATGAGTCGTCCGAGAAAAGtttatttagtaaatttttCTTGTTACAAGCCCGACCATACTCTAATGTGCAGCAATGAAACTTTCATGAAAGCGACTAAGCTAACTGGGAGTTTCACAGAGGAAAGTTTAGCGTTTCAAAAGAAGATCTTGGAAAGGTCGGGGTATGGTCAAAAAACATATACCGCCAAAACATTTTTGGAGGTTCCAATCAACATGAGTTTCAATGAAGCGAGGAAGGAGGCAGAGTTGGTGATGTTTGGAGTGATTGATGAGTTATTGGCGAAAACTGGAGTCAAGACTAAGGATATAAGGATTCTTGTTGTGAATTGCAGTTTGTTCAATCCAGCGCCATCACTGTCAGCCATGGTTGTTAACAGGTACAAGCTTAGAGGGAACATTTTGAGCTATAATCTTAGTGGAATGGGCTGCAGTGCTGGACTTATTTCTATAGATCTTGCCAAACGCTTGCTACAG ATACGACCTAATTCCTATGCTCTAGTGGTGAGCATGGAAAACTTGACTCTGGCCGGGTATGTTGGCAATACTCGCTCAATGCTCATCCCAAATTGTCTCTTCCGCATGGGTGCAGCAGCAATTCTTTTAACAAACCGATCATCCGATCGCCATTGTTCAAAGTATCAATTAGTTCATGCTTTACGTACCcacaaaggtgctgatgatagAGGTTACAATTGCGTCTTTCAAAAAGAAGACATAAATAATCGACTTGGCGTTGCACTCTCCAAAGACCTATTACCAGTAGCTGGAGAAGGTCTTACAAACAACTTAACAACATTAGGGCCATTAGTCCTGCCCTTTTCTGAACAAATCCTATTTTTGGTGAATTTCATTGGGAGaaagatttttaaaatgaagATAAAACAATATGTTCCAGACTTTAAGTTGGCATTTGAGCACTTTTGTATACACGCAGGAGGGAGGGCAGTGTTGGATGAGTTAGAGAAGAGTCTTGAACTTAGTGAGTGGCATATGGAACCCTCAAGGATGACTCTTTATAGGTTTGGAAACACTTCTAGCAGTTCCATATGGTATGAATTGGCTTATACTGAGGCCAAGGGGAGAATCAAGAAAGGCGATCGAGCATGGCAAATTGCATTTGGGTCAGGGTTCAAGTGTAACAGTGTTGTGTGGCAAGCATTGCGAACTATTAATTCAGCAGATGAGAAGCATAATACTTGGATAGATGAGATTGATAGCTTCCCTGTTCATGTGCCTGACGTGGCACCAATTGATTGTTAG